The Triticum aestivum cultivar Chinese Spring chromosome 7B, IWGSC CS RefSeq v2.1, whole genome shotgun sequence genome window below encodes:
- the LOC123159631 gene encoding pentatricopeptide repeat-containing protein At2g03880, mitochondrial-like: MRSLFNRLPCKRLAAARRSRRCLHSHTQPHPLLATFSRLCDDGPLPAALALLPDLASAGVRADPISLCRLIKLCVRHGTANDGRLIHDHVSRTANSGGEAPHTGLFVSNSLISMYAKFGLLHDALELFGGMPHRNVVSWTTVVAALANAGGRKQEALRFLVDMKRDGVAPNSYTYSSVLGACGTPGVLAAVHGSIVKVGLDSDVFVRSSLIDAYMKLGDLDSGRGVFDEMVTRDLVVWNSIIAGFAQSGDGVGAVELFMRMKESGFSANQGTLTSVLRACTGMVMLDLGRQVHAHVLKYERDLILHNALLDMYCKCGSLQEADALFSRMPGRDVISWSTMVSGLAQNGRSAEALKVFNLMQSEGPTPNRITMVGVLFACSHAGLVEDGWYYFRSMEKLFGFQPEREHCNCIVDLLGRAGKLDEAVKFISEMKFEPDSVIWRTLLGACRMHKNANLAAYAAREILKLEPEDQGARILLSNTYADLRQWLDAEKSWKVMRNQGAKKEPGLSWIELGKQVHVFIAGELSHPCSAGIVQELNRLIRRVTDLGYVPLTEFVLQDLESEQKEDLLKYHSEKLAVAFAMMNSMKGKPVRIMKNLRICGDCHSFVKLVSKSEGKVIIIRDPVRFHHFQDGVCSCGDYW; encoded by the coding sequence ATGAGATCGCTGTTCAACCGCCTCCCTTGCAAGCGTCTCGCCGCAGCTCGCCGGAGTCGCCGCTGCCTCCACTCCCACACCCAACCGCACCCTCTCCTCGCAACCTTCTCCCGCCTCTGCGACGATGGCCCCCTCCCGGCCGCGCTCGCGCTGCTCCCCGACCTCGCCTCGGCCGGCGTCCGCGCGGACCCCATCTCGCTCTGCCGCCTCATCAAGCTCTGCGTCCGCCACGGCACGGCCAACGACGGCCGCCTCATCCATGACCATGTCTCCCGCACGGCCAACAGTGGAGGAGAAGCGCCCCACACCGGCCTCTTCGTGTCCAACTCCCTCATCTCCATGTACGCCAAGTTCGGCTTGCTCCATGACGCGCTCGAGCTGTTCGGCGGAATGCCTCACAGGAACGTCGTCTCTTGGACGACCGTCGTCGCGGCGCTGGCCAATGCAGGCGGGAGGAAGCAGGAGGCCCTCAGGTTTCTTGTGGACATGAAGAGGGACGGTGTGGCTCCCAACAGTTACACATACTCTAGTGTTCTTGGTGCCTGCGGCACACCTGGGGTGCTCGCAGCTGTCCACGGGAGCATTGTTAAGGTCGGGCTGGATTCGGATGTGTTTGTGCGGAGCTCCTTGATTGATGCTTATATGAAGCTTGGAGATTTGGACAGCGGGCGCGGGGTCTTTGACGAGATGGTCACCCGTGATTTGGTTGTGTGGAATTCGATCATCGCGGGGTTCGCACAGAGTGGTGATGGTGTTGGGGCGGTAGAATTGTTCATGAGGATGAAGGAGTCTGGTTTCTCAGCCAACCAGGGTACCTTGACCAGTGTCCTCCGGGCGTGCACCGGGATGGTCATGCTCGACTTGGGAAGGCAGGTACATGCTCATGTGCTCAAGTATGAGAGGGACTTGATTCTGCACAATGCACTTCTGGACATGTACTGCAAATGTGGGAGCTTGCAGGAGGCAGACGCCTTGTTCAGCAGAATGCCTGGTAGGGATGTGATCTCATGGAGCACCATGGTCTCTGGTTTGGCGCAGAATGGGAGAAGCGCCGAGGCGCTGAAGGTTTTCAACTTGATGCAATCTGAAGGACCTACACCAAACCGTATAACAATGGTTGGAGTTCTGTTTGCATGCAGTCATGCTGGCTTGGTGGAAGATGGTTGGTATTACTTTAGGTCCATGGAGAAGCTCTTTGGCTTTCAGCCTGAGAGGGAGCATTGCAACTGCATCGTTGATCTCCTTGGTCGGGCAGGGAAGCTTGACGAAGCTGTGAAGTTCATCAGTGAGATGAAATTTGAGCCGGACTCGGTCATATGGAGAACTCTTCTTGGGGCATGCAGAATGCACAAAAACGCTAACCTTGCAGCATATGCAGCAAGGGAGATCCTTAAACTTGAGCCGGAAGACCAAGGTGCACGCATATTGTTGTCAAATACATATGCTGATTTGCGACAATGGTTAGATGCCGAGAAGTCATGGAAGGTGATGAGAAACCAAGGGGCCAAAAAAGAGCCTGGGCTCAGCTGGATCGAGCTGGGGAAACAAGTCCATGTGTTCATTGCTGGTGAATTGTCACACCCATGCTCAGCTGGCATAGTTCAGGAACTGAACCGACTAATCAGGCGGGTCACTGACCTCGGTTATGTCCCGCTGACAGAGTTTGTGCTGCAGGATCTTGAGAGTGAGCAGAAGGAAGATCTGCTGAAATATCACAGCGAGAAACTGGCTGTTGCATTTGCAATGATGAATTCAATGAAGGGGAAGCCTGTAAGGATCATGAAGAACCTCAGGATCTGTGGTGACTGCCACTCATTCGTGAAGCTCGTCTCCAAGAGTGAAGGCAAGGTGATCATAATCAGGGACCCGGTTCGGTTCCACCATTTCCAGGATGGAGTTTGCTCATGTGGCGACTATTGGTAG
- the LOC123159632 gene encoding uncharacterized protein, translating to MSVRIKAVVDRFVKELKEALDADIQDRVMREREMQSYIEEREREVAEREAAWKAELSRREAEIARQEARLKMERENLEKEKSVLMGTASNQDNQDGALEITVSGEKYRCLRFSKAKK from the exons ATGTCGGTGCGGATAAAGGCGGTGGTGGACAGGTTCGTGAAGGAGCTCAAGGAGGCGCTGGACGCGGACATCCAAGACCGCGTCATGAGGGAGCGCGAGATGCAGAGCTACATCGAGGAGCGCGAGCgcgaggtcgccgagcgggaggcCGCGTGGAAGGCCGAGCTCTCCCGCCGCGAG GCTGAAATTGCACGGCAAGAGGCAAGGCTTAAAATGGAAAGGGAGAATCTGGAGAAAGAAAAGAGTGTCCTGATGGGAACTGCTTCGAATCAGGATAACCAAGACGGAGCCCTTGAGATCACAGTTAGCGGTGAGAAGTATAGGTGCCTGCGCTTCTCCAAGGCGAAGAAGTGA